A genomic region of Mesobacillus jeotgali contains the following coding sequences:
- a CDS encoding putative thiazole-containing bacteriocin maturation protein: MVKLDPSMVLKVKRDTFYLAEPNSGVYLRNNSCSFRLEGNGIDQWVEKLLPMFNGEYSLGKLTDGLPEPYRQRVYQIAEVLVENGFVRDVSQDEQHQLSEQVLKKFASQIEFVDNLAGSGASRFQSFRKAKVLAVGSGPMLNSLVSILLESGLQKLNVSITDEIPTNRKRVAELVNHARKTDSEVEYEEHNSNDWSEVISPFDAVLYVSQSGNVEELRLLQSICREVKKTFIPAILFKQTGMAGPLFAPDSELCWESAWRRLHSSVLEKEQKVSAASLTTGALLANVITFELYKELAGITIAEQRNRIYLLNLETLEGSWHLVSPHPLVTGNFTSIKVGDLENRLGHDLRVAEPGKLLQYFSLLTSKETGILHEWEEGNLKQLPLAQCRVQAADPLSDGPSELLAARICTGFTHEEARMEAALTGIEAYAARMAEVIENGRNLGVGAGESFPEAVARGLQKCLSKEFNNRLLSVKESISLIDLELIEDERCAFYLKSLTTIQGETRVGVGEEVRGFPVIWIGTQKGWYGSPGLNTTLALRIALQKALSDFQNESAGDGAKVLKESEVHYWERDKQSLTIPECTGRIQRETLQAAIDVLKQNRTQMSVCELSFEQIFNQQLEGVFGVSLREEGLS; the protein is encoded by the coding sequence ATGGTGAAGCTGGACCCTTCTATGGTATTGAAGGTGAAAAGAGATACATTTTATCTCGCAGAACCAAACAGTGGTGTGTATTTAAGGAATAATTCATGTTCATTCCGTCTCGAAGGCAATGGAATTGACCAGTGGGTTGAAAAGCTTTTGCCAATGTTTAACGGGGAGTATTCGCTGGGAAAATTGACCGATGGCCTGCCTGAACCTTACAGGCAGCGCGTTTATCAAATTGCTGAAGTTCTTGTTGAAAATGGTTTTGTCAGGGATGTGAGCCAGGATGAACAGCATCAGTTATCTGAGCAGGTACTGAAAAAATTCGCCTCGCAAATTGAGTTTGTAGACAATCTGGCTGGTTCCGGTGCGTCAAGATTCCAGTCATTCCGCAAGGCAAAGGTACTGGCCGTAGGCTCCGGTCCCATGTTGAATTCTCTCGTTTCCATTTTGCTAGAATCCGGTCTGCAGAAACTGAATGTCTCTATTACAGATGAAATCCCGACGAATAGAAAAAGGGTGGCAGAGCTTGTGAATCATGCACGTAAAACAGATTCGGAGGTGGAGTACGAGGAGCATAATAGTAACGATTGGAGCGAGGTGATTAGCCCTTTCGATGCGGTCCTCTATGTTTCACAAAGTGGCAATGTTGAAGAACTGAGGCTTTTGCAATCGATCTGCAGGGAAGTTAAGAAAACGTTCATTCCAGCCATACTGTTCAAACAAACAGGGATGGCCGGTCCCTTGTTTGCTCCTGATTCAGAGCTTTGCTGGGAATCGGCGTGGAGGCGATTGCATTCTTCTGTTTTGGAAAAAGAGCAGAAGGTCTCTGCCGCATCTTTGACCACCGGAGCATTGCTGGCAAACGTTATTACATTTGAATTATATAAAGAACTTGCGGGCATCACGATAGCTGAACAAAGAAACAGAATTTATTTGCTGAATTTAGAAACTCTCGAGGGAAGCTGGCATTTGGTTTCGCCACATCCACTGGTAACAGGCAATTTCACATCCATAAAGGTAGGAGATCTTGAGAATCGGCTTGGTCATGACCTAAGAGTAGCTGAACCTGGAAAGCTTCTGCAGTATTTCAGTCTATTGACTTCAAAAGAGACTGGGATATTACATGAGTGGGAGGAAGGGAATCTTAAGCAGCTTCCATTGGCACAATGCAGGGTCCAGGCAGCCGATCCGCTGTCAGATGGGCCGTCTGAATTACTGGCAGCAAGGATTTGTACAGGGTTCACACATGAAGAAGCACGAATGGAGGCGGCGTTGACGGGAATTGAAGCATACGCAGCCCGCATGGCAGAAGTGATTGAGAATGGCCGAAATTTGGGTGTGGGTGCCGGTGAATCTTTTCCTGAAGCTGTTGCGCGAGGGCTCCAAAAATGTCTCTCAAAGGAATTTAACAATCGACTGCTCAGTGTGAAAGAGTCTATTTCCCTTATTGACCTTGAGCTTATTGAGGATGAGAGATGTGCTTTCTATTTAAAGTCTCTTACTACGATACAGGGAGAAACACGAGTGGGGGTTGGGGAGGAAGTTCGTGGTTTCCCAGTTATCTGGATCGGTACGCAGAAAGGCTGGTATGGAAGCCCTGGTCTGAATACAACTTTGGCGTTAAGGATCGCTTTACAGAAAGCATTATCCGATTTTCAAAATGAGTCAGCTGGAGATGGAGCTAAAGTCCTGAAAGAGTCAGAGGTTCATTATTGGGAAAGGGATAAACAAAGCTTAACGATTCCGGAATGTACTGGAAGGATTCAGCGTGAAACCCTGCAGGCAGCGATTGATGTGCTTAAACAGAACAGAACCCAAATGTCAGTGTGCGAATTAAGCTTTGAACAGATTTTCAACCAGCAACTTGAAGGCGTATTTGGTGTATCGCTGCGAGAGGAGGGATTGAGTTGA
- a CDS encoding DMP19 family protein has protein sequence MIERHMVLKSLISLNDIKTKSSEEIVEIIATNLYSNDNLNIRDPDTFYNLPVIIRDIILLIDFDTEVTMQGILGFLENSTGLYFKDTIKTFEKIQAIEDYKILDKIESVLKKYYISTSDLRKNVNNQGLYNINSFSKLHGPDYENMAEEISSLTDNLYISHEERNVFDLLTEYVSREKKFLIQELEL, from the coding sequence ATGATTGAACGACATATGGTTTTAAAGAGTCTTATCTCCTTAAATGATATTAAAACAAAGTCTTCTGAAGAAATAGTAGAGATAATTGCAACAAATTTATATAGCAACGATAACTTGAACATTAGAGATCCAGATACATTCTACAATCTTCCCGTTATTATTAGAGATATTATTTTATTAATTGATTTTGACACTGAAGTTACAATGCAAGGGATATTAGGTTTTTTAGAAAATTCAACTGGTTTATATTTTAAAGATACAATTAAAACCTTTGAAAAAATCCAAGCGATAGAGGACTACAAAATCCTAGATAAGATAGAATCGGTATTGAAAAAATATTATATATCAACAAGTGATTTAAGAAAGAACGTAAATAATCAAGGATTGTACAATATTAATAGTTTTTCGAAACTACATGGTCCTGATTATGAGAATATGGCAGAAGAGATTTCGAGTTTGACCGATAATCTATACATATCTCATGAAGAAAGAAATGTGTTTGACCTTCTTACGGAGTATGTGAGTAGAGAGAAGAAATTCTTGATTCAAGAATTAGAACTATAG
- a CDS encoding heterocycloanthracin/sonorensin family bacteriocin has product MMMNNFQNELQMLNVGDFQATQPVSWDQNQYHSGDERIFLGLGGFGGCFGFSCFFSCFGCGGCFRCGGCGGCGRCGRCGGCGRCGGCGRCHRG; this is encoded by the coding sequence ATGATGATGAATAATTTTCAAAATGAATTGCAAATGCTGAATGTTGGTGATTTCCAGGCAACTCAGCCGGTTAGCTGGGATCAAAACCAGTACCATTCAGGGGATGAGCGGATTTTTCTAGGTTTGGGTGGTTTTGGCGGTTGTTTCGGTTTTTCTTGCTTCTTTAGCTGCTTTGGCTGCGGTGGATGTTTCCGTTGTGGAGGCTGCGGTGGTTGTGGAAGATGCGGACGTTGCGGCGGTTGTGGACGCTGTGGTGGTTGCGGCCGCTGCCATCGCGGTTAA
- a CDS encoding TOMM precursor leader peptide-binding protein: MSSFVVIIGEGWLADSVAGELSSRYQVFRRTDFENGLPENTELMLVLHDFWNPMAHHKAEEAVRLTGSPWLRAFVSFGEGIIGPLVRPGTPGCSQCADLRRLLGGQERSEMREVKRRLAAETETGSNPWASKNGLLHLTHLIVTEADQVLAGKECLSAGRMYFTELKTLNGSWHSFLADSLCEVCSTIPDDTASLAKITLNPSPKISASSYRCTPLDKMKESLIGDYFDNRTGLLNSKMYDLVTPFADASVNLPMISGGNEGTAGRTQCYAESELTAILEGLERHCGLQPRGKRTVIHDSYRNLEKQALNPLEVGVHADEEYEKPGFPFEKFDPERAMDWVWGYSLIEERPILVPELLSYYSLGCGSAGFVYETSNGCALGGSREEAIFYGIMEVVERDSFLLSWYSKLKLPRLDLQSAEDEELLLMAERMRAVAGYDLYLFNATMEHGIPSVWAMAKNRKDNGLNIICAAGAHLDPVKAAKSAVQELAGMMLNLDEKLESNKEKYLQMLDDDSLVREMDDHGMLYGLPQAEERLGFLLDEDRPLQSFQDAFQKESRHSDLTEDLNDILKEFRRLGLNVIVVNQTPPELNKNGLHCVKVLIPGMLPMTFGNHLTRLKGLDRVLHVPMKLGYVKEPMSFEELNTFPHPFP; this comes from the coding sequence TTGAGTTCCTTCGTAGTCATTATTGGGGAAGGCTGGCTGGCTGATTCGGTTGCTGGTGAATTATCATCACGCTATCAGGTTTTCAGAAGGACTGATTTTGAGAATGGGCTGCCAGAAAATACAGAATTGATGCTTGTCCTTCATGATTTTTGGAACCCAATGGCGCATCACAAAGCTGAAGAAGCGGTAAGACTGACTGGCAGTCCCTGGCTCCGTGCCTTTGTTTCGTTTGGAGAGGGAATCATCGGACCGCTCGTCAGGCCTGGCACCCCCGGATGCTCCCAATGTGCTGACCTGAGGAGACTGCTAGGAGGTCAGGAACGGAGCGAAATGCGTGAAGTGAAGCGAAGGCTGGCGGCTGAAACAGAAACTGGTTCGAATCCATGGGCATCGAAAAATGGACTTTTGCATCTGACTCATTTAATTGTAACTGAAGCGGATCAAGTTCTTGCGGGCAAAGAGTGCCTTTCGGCAGGTAGAATGTATTTTACCGAATTAAAAACATTGAATGGATCCTGGCATTCGTTTCTGGCCGATTCCCTGTGCGAGGTATGCAGTACTATTCCGGATGATACAGCTTCACTTGCAAAAATCACATTAAATCCAAGTCCGAAGATCAGTGCGAGCAGCTACCGATGTACACCGCTGGACAAGATGAAGGAATCTCTCATCGGCGATTATTTTGACAATCGGACAGGACTGCTAAACAGTAAAATGTACGATTTGGTCACTCCATTCGCCGATGCGAGCGTTAATCTGCCAATGATCTCCGGAGGAAATGAGGGCACAGCCGGCAGGACACAATGCTACGCAGAAAGCGAATTGACTGCCATACTGGAAGGGCTTGAACGCCACTGCGGACTTCAGCCGCGCGGGAAGCGGACAGTCATCCATGACAGTTACCGGAACTTGGAAAAGCAGGCATTGAACCCATTGGAAGTTGGTGTCCATGCCGATGAAGAATATGAAAAGCCTGGCTTTCCATTTGAAAAATTCGACCCTGAGCGCGCGATGGATTGGGTATGGGGCTACTCTCTTATTGAAGAGCGTCCGATTCTCGTCCCCGAGTTGCTTTCCTATTATAGTCTCGGATGCGGATCAGCCGGGTTTGTCTATGAAACTTCAAATGGCTGCGCGCTTGGCGGCAGCAGGGAAGAGGCGATTTTTTACGGCATCATGGAAGTGGTAGAGCGTGATTCCTTCCTTTTGTCCTGGTACTCAAAATTGAAGCTGCCACGTCTCGATCTTCAATCTGCTGAAGATGAAGAACTGCTTTTAATGGCGGAGCGGATGAGGGCTGTAGCTGGTTATGATTTGTATTTATTTAATGCCACCATGGAGCATGGTATTCCAAGTGTTTGGGCGATGGCGAAAAACAGGAAGGATAATGGGTTGAACATTATTTGTGCGGCAGGTGCCCATCTTGATCCGGTTAAGGCAGCCAAAAGTGCTGTTCAGGAGCTCGCCGGAATGATGCTCAATCTCGATGAAAAACTGGAATCGAACAAGGAAAAATACTTGCAAATGCTCGATGATGATTCACTAGTGCGAGAGATGGATGATCACGGAATGCTGTACGGATTGCCGCAGGCGGAGGAACGCTTAGGCTTCCTGCTCGATGAAGATCGACCATTACAGAGTTTTCAAGACGCTTTTCAAAAGGAGTCGCGACATTCGGACCTGACGGAAGACTTGAATGATATCTTAAAGGAATTTAGACGATTGGGACTCAATGTCATTGTTGTCAACCAGACTCCTCCTGAATTAAACAAAAATGGCCTTCATTGTGTGAAAGTATTGATACCGGGGATGCTGCCAATGACCTTTGGAAACCATCTGACACGTCTCAAAGGGCTAGATCGTGTACTACACGTCCCGATGAAGCTTGGTTATGTGAAAGAACCAATGTCATTTGAAGAACTAAATACCTTCCCGCATCCGTTCCCTTAG
- a CDS encoding NUDIX hydrolase: MTEKPIVLVVSVSIIKGEEVLMIKENKSNVINKWNFPSGHIEIGEDIPYAAIREVKEETGLDVELTYTTGVYNFISSYQDQVIMFHFVGRVIGGSIYLEEDEIIDSAWVKVSELERANDDELRDPSAIKQIANCLVNKNYHPINVFHKQIK; this comes from the coding sequence ATGACAGAAAAACCGATTGTTTTAGTTGTTAGTGTTTCAATAATTAAAGGTGAAGAAGTTTTAATGATTAAAGAAAACAAATCAAATGTAATAAATAAATGGAATTTTCCAAGTGGACACATTGAAATTGGAGAAGACATTCCTTATGCAGCTATTAGGGAAGTGAAAGAAGAGACGGGACTAGATGTAGAACTTACTTATACAACTGGTGTTTATAACTTTATAAGTAGTTATCAAGACCAAGTTATTATGTTTCATTTTGTAGGGCGGGTTATTGGGGGTTCAATATATCTTGAAGAAGATGAAATTATAGACAGTGCTTGGGTGAAGGTGAGTGAATTAGAAAGGGCTAATGATGATGAACTTCGCGATCCGAGTGCTATTAAACAAATAGCAAATTGTCTTGTTAATAAAAATTATCACCCCATTAATGTATTCCATAAACAAATTAAGTAA
- a CDS encoding YkvA family protein, with protein sequence MREAMEAFKKRMKKIKEDIFIIAEAYKHPETPFYIKLLAIVVVAYAFSPIDLIPDFIPILGYLDDIILVPLGIAILLKLVPDHIIQDSRKKVAASGKVKQKNWIAGTIIILIWLLFLYWMVDYLI encoded by the coding sequence GTGCGAGAAGCAATGGAAGCATTCAAAAAGCGGATGAAAAAAATCAAAGAAGATATCTTCATAATTGCAGAGGCGTATAAACACCCGGAAACACCTTTTTATATCAAGCTATTAGCAATTGTTGTTGTCGCCTATGCTTTTAGTCCTATTGATTTAATTCCGGACTTTATTCCAATTCTCGGGTATCTGGACGACATCATTTTGGTTCCACTGGGAATCGCAATCCTTTTAAAATTAGTACCAGATCATATCATTCAGGATTCACGTAAAAAAGTGGCTGCGTCAGGAAAGGTAAAACAGAAGAATTGGATAGCTGGGACGATAATTATTTTGATCTGGCTTCTATTTTTATATTGGATGGTTGATTATCTTATTTAA
- a CDS encoding histidine phosphatase family protein: MSTFVYMVRHGESPKEGNERTRGLTEKGYIDAQRVTDILKNEEIDVVVSSPYIRSILTVESLAQQIGEEVLLFEDLKERIFSSEENRISDKELGPLLEKSFSDSNHSLEGGESNADCQKRAIKVLNELLETYRDKKILIGTHGAVMSLMMGYFDTAYDLNFLHSTTKPDIYRMEFIEKELVNVQRLWGVNIGVN, encoded by the coding sequence ATGAGTACATTTGTTTATATGGTGAGACACGGTGAATCGCCAAAAGAAGGAAATGAAAGAACAAGAGGGTTAACAGAAAAAGGGTATATAGATGCTCAACGAGTGACTGACATATTGAAAAATGAAGAAATTGATGTAGTTGTTTCAAGTCCATACATACGGTCAATTTTAACTGTTGAAAGTTTAGCTCAACAAATAGGGGAAGAAGTTTTACTGTTTGAAGATTTAAAAGAAAGGATATTTTCTTCAGAAGAAAATAGAATATCTGATAAAGAATTGGGTCCACTTTTAGAGAAGTCATTTTCCGATTCAAATCACTCTTTAGAGGGAGGAGAATCAAATGCTGATTGTCAAAAAAGAGCTATAAAAGTCTTAAATGAACTTTTAGAAACTTATAGAGATAAGAAAATACTTATAGGTACACACGGGGCTGTTATGAGCTTGATGATGGGATATTTCGATACCGCTTATGACTTAAACTTTTTACATAGCACCACAAAGCCTGATATTTATAGAATGGAATTCATTGAAAAGGAATTAGTGAATGTTCAAAGACTATGGGGTGTAAATATTGGTGTTAACTAA
- a CDS encoding alpha/beta hydrolase, with product MIESFSVSLFGKERNIRVYLPSNMKDKKYPVLYMHDGQNVFGNEEAIGGVGLELDDYLEKNDEELIVVAIDQNSGERVNEYCPWINGEYTTKLLGKPSAEGGKGKEYVEFIVNELKPLIDSKYGTNPDETYMAGISLGALVTTYAACTYPHIFKRIAGLSSGFYRNQEEIEQLMKTADLSHLEKIYLDCGTKEGGEKLAGPFLETNEAIFEIIRQKGIKAELKVIESAEHNYQAFKKRISKVISYLLE from the coding sequence ATGATTGAAAGTTTCTCAGTGTCATTGTTTGGAAAGGAAAGGAATATTAGAGTCTATTTGCCTTCGAATATGAAAGACAAGAAATATCCCGTTTTATACATGCATGATGGGCAAAATGTGTTTGGCAATGAAGAGGCGATTGGCGGTGTGGGGCTTGAACTGGACGACTACCTGGAAAAGAATGATGAGGAACTCATCGTTGTGGCAATTGATCAGAATTCCGGGGAACGAGTGAATGAGTATTGTCCCTGGATTAATGGAGAATATACAACAAAGCTGCTTGGCAAGCCGAGTGCTGAAGGTGGAAAAGGCAAGGAATATGTTGAGTTCATCGTGAACGAATTGAAACCTCTCATTGACTCGAAGTATGGTACGAATCCCGATGAAACCTATATGGCCGGCATCTCTTTGGGCGCATTAGTCACAACATATGCAGCATGCACTTACCCTCATATTTTTAAAAGAATCGCGGGTCTTTCATCCGGTTTTTACCGTAACCAGGAGGAAATCGAGCAGCTGATGAAAACGGCAGATTTGTCTCATCTGGAAAAAATATATCTGGATTGCGGTACAAAAGAAGGTGGCGAGAAACTTGCTGGGCCATTCCTGGAAACCAATGAAGCCATTTTCGAGATTATCAGGCAAAAAGGAATCAAGGCAGAACTGAAAGTCATTGAAAGTGCCGAGCATAATTATCAAGCCTTCAAAAAACGTATATCAAAGGTTATTTCGTATTTACTTGAATAA
- a CDS encoding LysE family translocator — MFGINNFEVFLVTAILLNLTPGTDTMYIVSRSISQGRAAGIYSAFGITSGIVVHTLLAAFGLSVILTQSAFLFQTVKIAGAIYLAYLGIQMLIAKTNTNEQKSLPFQSNKKIFFQGLITNVTNPKVALFFLAFLPQFIQVDAGTASPIPFIILGMTFTLTGGIWCLLTAYFSSMATTSLRKNAKAGTVLNRLTGIVFIGMGIQLLNTKVTSY, encoded by the coding sequence ATGTTTGGGATTAATAATTTCGAAGTGTTTCTGGTTACAGCAATCCTGCTTAATTTAACGCCTGGTACGGATACAATGTACATCGTGAGCAGAAGTATATCTCAAGGCAGGGCAGCCGGGATTTACTCGGCTTTTGGAATTACTTCTGGCATTGTTGTTCATACACTTCTAGCAGCTTTCGGACTATCAGTCATATTGACGCAGTCAGCTTTTTTATTTCAAACCGTTAAAATTGCGGGAGCCATTTATCTGGCTTATTTGGGGATTCAGATGTTAATAGCGAAAACCAATACAAATGAACAGAAATCCCTGCCATTCCAGAGCAATAAAAAGATCTTTTTTCAAGGCCTGATCACAAATGTAACAAATCCAAAAGTGGCTTTGTTTTTCCTTGCTTTTCTCCCTCAATTCATCCAGGTCGATGCAGGAACTGCAAGCCCAATACCATTCATCATCCTGGGAATGACCTTCACTTTAACCGGAGGAATATGGTGCCTGCTTACTGCCTATTTTTCCTCGATGGCAACAACAAGTCTAAGGAAAAATGCAAAAGCAGGAACGGTCTTAAACCGTTTGACTGGCATTGTTTTTATCGGAATGGGCATCCAGCTGCTGAACACGAAAGTCACATCATATTAA
- a CDS encoding SagB family peptide dehydrogenase, translating to MNLDQFLRDLQFNIERANQQNWEPNWEDAPLTYKLYKGLPVVPLSGEVPLSLAENKTPAKPGIEEIGHFLWYVYGITQVSESFFSDDADPVHTYRRHAPSGGGLYPNELYVYLKIDDLPEGIYHYDPAHHRLVLLRAGNFDSYIAAALGERCDISSCFGTVFISTMFWKNFFKYNNFSYRLQGLDAGVLMGQLLATAKRFGFASGVYYQYLDSAINHLLGLCEKEESVYSIIPLSVETTNWSANSKDSHNNLTSAELVRELKPVALKRHERSKEVLEFPKLITLNEAAKLESTESFNRLCNQPSEVMGNRQVSLPRTESIAFDLAEVSKKRSSPEMDFVLSSVSQQQLADLLKESMSAFSYRNDLNGIYCSNEPRVSIYGCFYNVEAIPNGAYYYNQAQHSLQEIQQGDHRLQLQTGLSIDNVNLMQVPLCLHVAGNKDFLREELGYRGYRILQMEAGMLVQNLLLTASALGLGGHPLLGFDAGRADELYRMIGNTSLIQIPIGSFRPRQWLKGSLHS from the coding sequence ATGAACCTTGATCAATTTTTAAGAGATCTTCAGTTTAATATAGAACGTGCCAATCAGCAAAACTGGGAACCAAACTGGGAAGACGCTCCTCTTACCTATAAACTGTATAAAGGCTTGCCAGTGGTGCCACTATCCGGTGAGGTCCCCTTGTCCCTGGCAGAAAACAAGACGCCAGCCAAGCCGGGGATAGAGGAGATTGGACATTTCCTTTGGTATGTTTATGGAATCACTCAAGTAAGCGAGTCGTTTTTTTCTGATGATGCTGATCCAGTCCATACTTATAGGAGGCATGCTCCTTCTGGTGGGGGACTCTACCCGAACGAACTTTATGTATATTTGAAGATAGATGATCTCCCTGAAGGGATTTACCATTATGACCCTGCACATCACCGCCTAGTTTTGCTCAGGGCTGGCAACTTCGATTCCTATATTGCTGCCGCTCTTGGCGAACGTTGCGATATCTCTTCCTGCTTTGGGACCGTATTCATTTCAACGATGTTCTGGAAAAACTTCTTTAAATACAATAATTTTTCATACCGTTTGCAGGGGTTGGATGCTGGTGTACTGATGGGGCAGCTGCTGGCAACGGCAAAACGTTTTGGTTTTGCTTCTGGTGTTTACTATCAATATCTGGATTCGGCAATCAATCATCTTCTCGGATTATGTGAGAAGGAGGAAAGTGTGTATTCAATTATTCCGCTGTCAGTGGAAACAACCAACTGGTCTGCGAATAGTAAAGATTCACACAATAATCTAACCTCAGCTGAGTTGGTCAGGGAACTGAAACCTGTTGCTTTGAAGAGGCATGAACGGTCGAAGGAAGTATTAGAGTTTCCTAAACTAATAACCTTGAATGAAGCAGCAAAACTTGAGTCGACCGAGTCGTTTAATAGGCTCTGTAACCAGCCTAGTGAAGTTATGGGGAATCGACAAGTTAGTCTTCCTAGAACTGAATCAATAGCATTTGATTTGGCAGAGGTAAGCAAAAAACGTTCATCACCAGAAATGGATTTTGTTTTATCCAGTGTTAGTCAGCAGCAGCTGGCTGACCTGTTGAAGGAGTCGATGTCTGCTTTTTCCTATCGCAATGATTTAAACGGAATTTACTGCAGCAATGAGCCAAGAGTTTCGATCTACGGCTGTTTTTATAATGTAGAAGCCATCCCGAATGGAGCGTACTATTACAATCAGGCACAACATTCTTTACAAGAAATTCAGCAGGGGGACCACCGTCTGCAATTACAAACAGGGTTGTCCATTGATAATGTCAACCTCATGCAAGTACCACTTTGCTTGCATGTCGCTGGCAATAAGGATTTTTTACGAGAAGAATTAGGTTATAGAGGCTACCGGATATTACAAATGGAAGCAGGAATGCTCGTACAAAATTTACTTTTAACAGCTTCTGCTCTTGGATTAGGGGGCCATCCCCTGCTAGGGTTTGATGCAGGCAGGGCTGATGAGCTTTATAGAATGATAGGGAACACCAGCTTAATCCAGATACCAATTGGATCATTTCGTCCGCGTCAATGGTTAAAAGGAAGTTTGCATAGCTAG
- a CDS encoding DUF4177 domain-containing protein: MYEYIFVETSLGGFFSSATHRETISEYAADGWRLVQVLPLEYNGNGKPRSYEIIFERLIQD, encoded by the coding sequence ATGTACGAATATATATTTGTAGAAACTTCTCTAGGGGGATTTTTTTCTTCAGCAACACATAGAGAAACCATTAGTGAATATGCAGCTGATGGGTGGAGATTAGTGCAAGTTCTGCCTTTGGAATATAATGGGAACGGAAAACCCAGGTCTTATGAAATTATCTTTGAAAGGCTTATTCAAGATTAG